From a single Vibrio sp. BS-M-Sm-2 genomic region:
- a CDS encoding YgjV family protein — translation MSAFYLSQILVAIAICFDLLSFQFKERKKIVTCLFFAGVLISSHFILLEQWTAASLMIIATIRYLTSVFSTSSKFKYLFCSMSVIATVVTYSGLTSILSCFASVFQTFAAFNKDDRRLRELMIIGTSFWLVHNYLVGSPTAVLMEALFICSNLVGYYRFYFRKSAAA, via the coding sequence ATGTCAGCCTTTTATCTTTCTCAAATACTCGTCGCGATTGCTATCTGTTTCGATCTTCTGTCTTTTCAGTTTAAAGAAAGGAAGAAAATTGTAACCTGTCTATTCTTTGCTGGCGTGCTTATCTCTAGTCATTTTATTTTGCTCGAGCAATGGACAGCGGCGAGTTTAATGATCATTGCAACAATCCGTTATTTAACGAGTGTATTTTCTACATCGTCTAAGTTTAAATATTTGTTCTGTTCCATGTCGGTGATCGCAACGGTTGTGACTTACTCAGGGCTGACCAGCATATTGAGCTGCTTTGCTTCCGTGTTTCAAACCTTTGCTGCCTTTAACAAAGATGACCGCAGATTAAGAGAATTGATGATCATCGGAACCAGTTTTTGGTTGGTTCACAATTACTTAGTTGGCTCGCCAACAGCGGTTCTTATGGAGGCGCTGTTTATCTGCAGTAACTTGGTGGGCTATTACCGTTTTTATTTCAGAAAGAGTGCTGCTGCTTAG
- a CDS encoding PhzF family phenazine biosynthesis protein, whose translation MSLEIYQVDSFTTQAFKGNPAGVCISKEPLDESLMFSIAEEMAVSETAFLSLSTMTLKWFTPEVEVKLCGHGTLATVHVMKEQGLINPGDRVVFNTLSGELSAAVCESSIELDFPSTQLSLCSEPNLTLLEYLGLEPHQVVSFREFESKQLIEVSNEQVLLELSPNFDALKGIQGRGVVVTALSSNAELDFVSRYFAPWVGVNEDPVTGSAHCALTQHWAEKLNKSCFSAYQASRRGGYMSTELLANGRIKLIGSAITVISGVLKL comes from the coding sequence GTGAGTTTAGAGATATATCAAGTAGATTCGTTTACAACTCAAGCGTTTAAAGGGAACCCTGCTGGGGTCTGCATCTCCAAAGAGCCATTGGATGAGTCGCTAATGTTTTCAATCGCTGAAGAGATGGCGGTATCCGAAACGGCTTTTCTTTCGCTTAGCACCATGACTCTTAAATGGTTCACTCCCGAAGTAGAAGTGAAGTTATGTGGGCATGGTACACTGGCAACTGTTCATGTAATGAAAGAACAAGGGCTGATCAATCCAGGTGATAGAGTTGTGTTCAACACATTATCAGGGGAGTTATCAGCCGCAGTTTGTGAATCGTCTATTGAGCTTGATTTCCCAAGTACTCAGTTATCATTGTGTTCCGAACCCAACCTCACGTTACTTGAATATCTTGGCTTAGAGCCGCATCAAGTCGTTTCATTCAGAGAGTTTGAGTCTAAGCAGTTAATTGAAGTTTCCAACGAACAAGTGCTATTGGAGCTTTCACCGAACTTTGATGCTTTAAAAGGCATTCAAGGACGAGGTGTTGTGGTGACAGCGCTATCATCAAATGCGGAGCTTGATTTTGTTTCTCGCTACTTTGCACCCTGGGTTGGGGTTAATGAAGATCCTGTGACTGGCTCGGCACATTGTGCATTGACGCAGCACTGGGCTGAAAAGCTAAACAAAAGCTGCTTCAGTGCTTATCAGGCGTCTCGTCGTGGTGGTTATATGTCGACAGAGTTATTAGCTAACGGGCGAATCAAGCTGATTGGTTCGGCTATTACTGTGATTAGTGGTGTGTTGAAGCTTTAG
- a CDS encoding LysE family transporter, with translation MDAGLVGVFVTVAIAHFLALLSPGPDFVIVVKSAVRNKGRKALGVACGIASANAVYIALCLVGVGSILAASVSVMIALKIIGGVFLVYLAVQALRAKKCNYSNIDVAEESTSNQTTFLKEFVTGFLSGILNPKNLLFYLSLFTVVLNNEVGFMFKLGLGIWMTVVVFVWDAAIIFLLSAPKVRREFTRVAYYIDKVTGVMLGLLGLTIVKSALVRH, from the coding sequence ATGGATGCAGGTTTAGTTGGTGTATTTGTTACCGTGGCGATTGCCCACTTTTTGGCGTTGTTAAGTCCCGGGCCAGATTTTGTGATTGTGGTGAAGAGTGCTGTTCGAAATAAGGGAAGAAAGGCGTTAGGTGTTGCATGCGGTATTGCCAGTGCAAATGCTGTTTATATTGCTTTATGCCTAGTTGGTGTCGGCTCGATTTTGGCGGCATCCGTTTCTGTTATGATTGCATTGAAGATTATTGGTGGAGTATTTCTCGTTTATCTTGCTGTTCAAGCGTTAAGAGCCAAAAAATGTAATTACAGCAATATTGATGTTGCTGAAGAAAGTACCTCCAATCAAACGACTTTTCTTAAAGAATTCGTCACGGGTTTTCTATCTGGAATTCTTAATCCTAAAAATCTTTTGTTCTACTTGAGCTTATTCACGGTTGTACTGAATAATGAGGTGGGTTTCATGTTCAAATTGGGGTTAGGTATTTGGATGACAGTGGTTGTGTTTGTGTGGGATGCCGCGATTATATTCCTTTTATCTGCACCTAAAGTCCGCCGAGAATTTACGCGTGTCGCTTACTACATTGATAAAGTGACTGGTGTCATGCTAGGCCTACTTGGCTTGACTATTGTGAAATCTGCTCTAGTACGCCATTAG
- a CDS encoding PotD/PotF family extracellular solute-binding protein — protein MKSLYASVLVSSSILTGTAFGQQNDIYLYNWDEFLSDSVVTQLSDTYGISLKQQFFSDESIRDEVLLSERRGAFELVIIESVKLKALAQQNLFHNLHELQQSIAGNIDSRWVEGCGEHGIPYAWGTAGILYRSDKVSTPTSWKAILEPDANSRGRISMYYEPTDLVSTALLANEFEPFTNNEQELRVAYKTLQAQKPHIESSEYVIDYIHQPERLAEINLAYGYSGDSYVLNDAEPNASWAYIVPNEGTTLWLECIAAINNGELSPQATTILLFLSQPEIAAQNAMDSWFATPSSKAKVLTTQEYQNDPELFPSKEVLERSYLYEQLEPNSIQIRNRIVDSLR, from the coding sequence GTGAAATCACTTTATGCTTCAGTTCTTGTGTCATCATCCATTTTGACTGGCACGGCATTTGGCCAACAGAATGACATATATCTCTACAATTGGGACGAATTTCTCTCTGACAGCGTCGTGACCCAATTAAGTGACACATACGGCATTTCTTTGAAACAACAGTTTTTTTCTGACGAATCGATCAGAGATGAAGTGCTATTAAGCGAACGTCGGGGCGCATTTGAGCTGGTGATTATAGAAAGCGTAAAGCTCAAGGCACTAGCCCAACAGAATCTATTTCATAACCTTCATGAACTACAACAATCCATTGCTGGCAACATCGATTCAAGGTGGGTTGAAGGATGTGGAGAGCATGGTATCCCCTATGCTTGGGGGACAGCGGGAATCTTATATCGAAGTGACAAAGTAAGCACTCCCACCTCTTGGAAAGCTATTCTCGAACCAGACGCGAACAGCCGTGGTCGCATAAGTATGTATTACGAACCAACCGATTTGGTGAGTACCGCATTGTTAGCAAATGAATTTGAGCCATTCACTAATAACGAGCAAGAACTTCGCGTAGCTTACAAAACCCTGCAAGCTCAAAAGCCTCATATTGAAAGCAGTGAGTACGTCATTGACTATATCCACCAACCTGAACGTCTCGCTGAGATCAACCTCGCCTACGGCTACTCAGGCGATAGCTATGTACTGAACGATGCGGAACCTAATGCTTCTTGGGCTTATATTGTCCCTAACGAAGGTACTACGTTATGGTTGGAATGTATTGCTGCAATTAACAACGGTGAGCTATCTCCACAAGCGACCACGATTCTATTATTCTTATCTCAACCCGAGATCGCCGCTCAAAACGCGATGGACTCCTGGTTTGCAACTCCAAGCTCGAAAGCAAAAGTACTGACCACTCAAGAGTATCAAAACGATCCGGAGCTATTCCCTAGCAAAGAGGTATTAGAACGCAGCTATCTATATGAGCAACTCGAGCCCAATAGTATTCAAATCCGTAACCGTATTGTCGACAGTTTGAGATAA